The window CGCGTCCTCTACCACTGGCACGGCGGCACAATCACGAGACGCGCCCGGACGTTGCTGGCGCGCTCGCCCGAGCTCCAGATCGCGATCAACCCGCAGGACGCGGCCCGCTACGGCGTCAAGGACGGCGAGGACGTGGTGCTGTACTCGAAGCGCGGCGACCTCTCCGGCAAGGCGCTGGTCACGGACGCGGTGCGCCCCGGCGACGTCTTCGTCCCCTTCGTGAAGCTCCAGGAGCACAACGCCAACTTCCTCACCAACGCCGTCTACGACCCCAAGTCGCGCATCCCGGAGTACAAGGTCTGCGCCGTCCGCATCGAACGCGCCGGCGCGCCGCAGGTCTGGCGCAGAGGGCGGCGTGAGTCCGTCGGGCCCGGGCGCGGCTGAGCCGGCCGCGGCGCTTACGCCAGAGGCCCGCGTGGCTCTCTCGCGGCGGCCGCCGCCCCGCGACCGCGTGCAAGCACTGCTGGAGAGCATTGACCCGGGTGCCCTGCTGCTCCGGCTGCGTAGGCTCTCCGGCGGCATATCCACCCGGACCTTCGAGGTGCTGTACGCCAGCGGCGGGCGCCGGGAGGCGGTCGTCCTCCGGGTCTACGTGCCGGAAAACTACGACAGCGACAGCGACAGCGCCGCGCGCGAGTGGCGCACCCTCCGGTTGCTCGAAAGTGCCGGTGTCGCCGCGCCGGCGCCCCTGCTGCTGGACGCCGCCGGCCGCCACTTCGGCGCGCCGTGCATTGTCACGAGCCGGCTTCCCGGCGCGCCCATCGCTCATCCGAACAACTGGCCCTCGTTCCTGCGCCAGCTGGCGGCGGCGCTGGCCTCCGTGCACGCCCTGACGCCGGAGAGCGCCGACCTCTCACACCTGGGCGAGAGCCAGCACTCGCCCTCGGACGAACGGCTGGCCGGACCACTTACGGGCCCTCTTGCCGGTGACGCCCTGGCGCAGCGGGCCTGGGCCGCGCTCCAGGAGCGGCGGCAAGCCGGGATGCTGCCGTTGTCGCTGGTGCACGACGACTACTGGCCCGGCAACACCGTCTGGCATCGCGGCCGCCTCACCGGGATCGTCGATTGGGGCTCCGCCGGCCTGGGCGACCGCCGGACGGACATCGC of the Dehalococcoidia bacterium genome contains:
- a CDS encoding phosphotransferase, with product MSPSGPGAAEPAAALTPEARVALSRRPPPRDRVQALLESIDPGALLLRLRRLSGGISTRTFEVLYASGGRREAVVLRVYVPENYDSDSDSAAREWRTLRLLESAGVAAPAPLLLDAAGRHFGAPCIVTSRLPGAPIAHPNNWPSFLRQLAAALASVHALTPESADLSHLGESQHSPSDERLAGPLTGPLAGDALAQRAWAALQERRQAGMLPLSLVHDDYWPGNTVWHRGRLTGIVDWGSAGLGDRRTDIAQCRVDLTLMHGAERAHQFAAAYASIAGEAAVKDLWFWDAYLSLHALASLHYFEAGYIDLGLRDEDMQARRQRLERFLEDALAQAG